In Amycolatopsis endophytica, the following are encoded in one genomic region:
- the thpD gene encoding ectoine hydroxylase, with translation METGVEDSYPTRVTANTEPFDRPDPTVWGGENDGPGDAATLASHDAKGYHIVEGLLSPAEVQGYWQELVRLSSDEELKADERVITEKATGSVRSIFEVHKISELIAELVRDPRVLDRARQILGSEVYVHQSRVNYMPGFKGTGFYWHSDFETWHAEDGMPKPRAVSCSIALTDNYPFNGGLMVMPGSQRTFVPCVGETPDDYYKSSLKEQEIGVPSENDITKLAAEYGIDQFTGPAGSALWFDSNIMHGSGNNITPYPRSNIFLVFNSVDNALVEPFAAAKPRPTFIGSRDFTPVTR, from the coding sequence ATGGAAACCGGTGTCGAGGACAGTTACCCGACCAGGGTCACTGCGAACACCGAACCCTTCGACCGTCCGGATCCCACCGTCTGGGGCGGTGAGAACGACGGTCCCGGCGACGCGGCCACACTGGCGTCGCACGACGCGAAGGGTTACCACATCGTCGAGGGCCTGCTGTCGCCCGCGGAAGTGCAGGGCTACTGGCAGGAGCTCGTCCGGCTGTCCAGCGACGAAGAGCTGAAGGCCGACGAGCGGGTCATCACCGAGAAGGCGACCGGGAGCGTCCGGTCGATCTTCGAGGTGCACAAGATCAGCGAGCTGATCGCCGAACTCGTGCGCGACCCCCGCGTCCTCGACCGTGCCCGGCAGATCCTCGGTTCCGAGGTGTACGTCCACCAGAGCCGGGTGAACTACATGCCGGGGTTCAAGGGCACCGGATTCTACTGGCACTCCGACTTCGAGACCTGGCACGCCGAGGACGGCATGCCCAAGCCTCGGGCGGTGAGCTGCTCGATCGCGCTGACCGACAACTACCCCTTCAACGGCGGCCTGATGGTCATGCCGGGTTCGCAGCGGACTTTCGTGCCCTGCGTCGGTGAGACCCCGGACGACTACTACAAGTCGTCGCTGAAGGAGCAGGAGATCGGGGTCCCCAGCGAGAACGACATCACCAAGCTCGCCGCGGAGTACGGGATCGACCAGTTCACCGGGCCGGCAGGCTCGGCACTGTGGTTCGACTCCAACATCATGCACGGGTCCGGCAACAACATCACGCCGTACCCGCGATCGAACATCTTCCTGGTGTTCAACAGCGTGGACAACGCGCTCGTCGAGCCGTTCGCCGCGGCGAAGCCCCGTCCGACCTTCATCGGCAGCCGGGACTTCACGCCTGTGACGCGGTAG
- a CDS encoding TetR/AcrR family transcriptional regulator: MPSTDATTRERLLTVAERLLLENGYDAVSVRAINSAAGMNPAAVHYHFGSKDALIAALLEARLAPVWQRRLDEVTQRRRGGWVPTVPELVDVVVTPLAELAADPVGQLRLRLLARFVLARREPAWTSRWFGLGPWIELLRDARPELSKSGAAHRWLLAFGLVLQFFAEGTPGEVPVETVRAFVAAGLAGS; encoded by the coding sequence GTGCCGAGCACCGATGCCACCACCCGCGAGCGACTGCTGACCGTCGCCGAGCGGCTGCTCCTGGAAAACGGCTACGACGCGGTCTCCGTGCGCGCGATCAACAGCGCGGCAGGCATGAACCCGGCGGCCGTGCATTACCACTTCGGTTCGAAGGACGCGTTGATCGCGGCGCTGCTGGAGGCCCGGCTCGCGCCGGTATGGCAGCGGCGGCTGGACGAGGTCACGCAGCGGCGGCGCGGTGGCTGGGTGCCGACCGTGCCCGAGCTGGTCGACGTGGTGGTGACCCCGCTCGCGGAGCTGGCGGCGGACCCGGTCGGGCAGTTGCGGTTACGGCTGCTGGCGCGGTTCGTACTGGCACGTCGGGAACCGGCGTGGACTTCGCGGTGGTTCGGGCTGGGGCCGTGGATCGAGCTGCTGCGGGACGCGCGGCCGGAACTGTCGAAGTCCGGCGCCGCGCACCGCTGGCTGCTCGCGTTCGGGCTGGTGCTGCAGTTCTTCGCCGAGGGCACGCCGGGCGAGGTGCCTGTCGAGACGGTGCGCGCGTTCGTCGCCGCGGGATTGGCGGGCTCATGA
- a CDS encoding MarR family winged helix-turn-helix transcriptional regulator, with protein sequence MTTPGDDEIVTWWGLVIEGYLATQDRLMGEIAERFGLAPAPFDILLRLVRTPGHRMPMTRLATEAALSSGGFTKVADRLVAAGLITRKPSPDDRRVTFACLTEHGREVAEKARQACAEILRRRVMEPLGPEASAALADAMRTLREVNGTS encoded by the coding sequence GTGACCACTCCCGGCGATGACGAGATCGTGACCTGGTGGGGCCTCGTGATCGAGGGGTACCTCGCGACGCAGGATCGACTCATGGGCGAGATCGCCGAACGGTTCGGGCTCGCGCCGGCGCCGTTCGACATCCTGTTGCGCTTGGTGCGCACGCCCGGCCACCGCATGCCGATGACCCGTCTGGCCACCGAGGCGGCGTTGTCGAGCGGCGGATTCACGAAGGTCGCCGACCGGCTGGTGGCGGCGGGGCTGATCACGCGGAAGCCGAGCCCGGACGACCGACGGGTGACGTTCGCGTGCCTGACCGAGCACGGCCGCGAGGTGGCGGAAAAGGCGCGGCAGGCGTGCGCGGAAATCCTGCGACGCCGGGTGATGGAACCCCTGGGCCCGGAAGCGTCGGCGGCACTGGCCGACGCGATGCGCACGTTGCGCGAGGTCAACGGCACCAGCTGA
- the ectB gene encoding diaminobutyrate--2-oxoglutarate transaminase → MSIFEKLESEVRSYSRGWPVVFDRAQGSHLYGEDGRPYLDFFAGAGALNYGHNNPVLKKALIDYIERDGVTHALDMFTVAKRDLLETLDAKILQPRELEYKVIFPGPGGANAVEAALKLARKVTGRESVINFTNAFHGMTIGALSVTGNSMKRHGAGIPLVHATPMPYDQYFDGVYPDFLYFERLLEDSGSGLNEPAAVIVETVQGEGGINAAGLEWLRGLSDLCKRHNILLIVDDVQMGCGRTGPFFSFEEAGIKPDMVCLSKSLSGYGIPMALTLIRPDLDVWEPGEHNGTFRGISPAFVTAAEAMRTFWSDDELEKSVRAKGERIGAALQGLADAYPDAQLTAKGRGLARGLEFQSGELAGKVCAAAFERGLLMETSGPDSEVMKLLPPLTLSDAEVGEGLEIIDASVKAVLGK, encoded by the coding sequence GTGAGCATCTTCGAAAAGCTCGAATCCGAAGTGCGCAGCTACAGCCGGGGATGGCCGGTCGTGTTCGACCGCGCGCAGGGCAGCCACCTCTACGGCGAGGACGGACGCCCGTACCTCGACTTCTTCGCCGGCGCCGGAGCGCTGAACTACGGGCACAACAACCCCGTTCTGAAGAAGGCGCTGATCGACTACATCGAGCGCGACGGCGTCACGCACGCGCTCGACATGTTCACCGTCGCCAAGCGTGACCTGCTGGAGACCCTCGACGCGAAGATCCTCCAGCCGCGTGAGCTGGAGTACAAGGTCATCTTCCCCGGTCCCGGCGGCGCCAACGCCGTCGAAGCGGCCCTGAAACTGGCCCGCAAGGTCACCGGCCGCGAGTCGGTCATCAACTTCACCAACGCCTTCCACGGCATGACCATCGGCGCGCTGTCGGTCACCGGTAACTCGATGAAGCGCCACGGCGCCGGTATCCCGCTGGTCCACGCCACGCCGATGCCCTACGACCAGTACTTCGACGGCGTGTACCCGGACTTCCTGTACTTCGAGCGGCTGCTCGAGGACTCCGGAAGTGGCCTCAACGAGCCCGCCGCGGTCATCGTCGAGACCGTGCAGGGCGAGGGCGGCATCAACGCGGCCGGTCTCGAATGGCTGCGCGGCCTGTCCGACCTGTGCAAGCGGCACAACATCCTGCTGATCGTCGACGACGTCCAGATGGGCTGCGGCCGCACCGGCCCGTTCTTCAGCTTCGAGGAAGCCGGTATCAAGCCGGACATGGTGTGCCTGTCCAAGTCGCTGTCCGGCTACGGCATCCCGATGGCGCTCACGCTCATCCGCCCCGACCTGGACGTGTGGGAGCCGGGCGAGCACAACGGCACCTTCCGCGGCATCAGCCCCGCGTTCGTCACCGCCGCCGAGGCGATGCGCACGTTCTGGAGCGATGACGAGCTGGAGAAGTCGGTCCGTGCGAAGGGCGAGCGCATCGGCGCCGCGCTGCAGGGCCTGGCCGACGCCTACCCGGACGCGCAGCTGACCGCCAAGGGCCGCGGCCTGGCCCGTGGTTTGGAGTTCCAGAGCGGGGAACTCGCCGGCAAGGTCTGCGCGGCCGCGTTCGAACGCGGTCTGCTCATGGAGACCTCCGGGCCGGACAGCGAGGTGATGAAGCTGCTGCCGCCGCTGACGCTCAGCGACGCCGAGGTCGGCGAGGGGCTGGAGATCATCGACGCCTCCGTGAAGGCCGTGCTCGGAAAGTAG
- a CDS encoding SDR family oxidoreductase, with protein MCADVIAVTGSASGIGAAVASSLRAIGHEVIGVDLRDAEVCADLSAVDGRKAAVSGVLERSGELDGLVVCAGVGPHVPDPMMIVEVNYRGAIAVLDGLFPALRGAAVAVSSSASTMTKWAENPISRGEEAAALAEAGQYAGHLAYSWSKNALTVAVRQRVSQWGAAGVRLNTVAPGAVDTPLLQAGLGSRFGDAIRNYRAPISRHGRPDEIASLIRYLLGPDAGYIHGAQFLIDGGSDALLRPTEF; from the coding sequence ATGTGTGCTGACGTGATCGCGGTGACGGGTTCCGCTTCGGGCATCGGCGCCGCCGTGGCTTCTTCGTTGCGTGCGATCGGACACGAGGTGATCGGCGTCGACCTGCGGGACGCGGAGGTGTGCGCCGACCTGTCTGCCGTGGATGGACGGAAGGCGGCGGTTTCCGGGGTACTGGAGCGGTCGGGCGAGCTGGACGGGCTGGTGGTGTGCGCCGGGGTCGGGCCGCACGTGCCGGATCCGATGATGATCGTCGAGGTGAACTACCGCGGAGCGATCGCGGTACTGGACGGGTTGTTTCCCGCGCTGCGCGGGGCGGCGGTGGCTGTGTCGTCGTCCGCGTCGACGATGACGAAGTGGGCGGAGAACCCGATCTCCCGCGGCGAGGAGGCGGCCGCGCTCGCGGAGGCAGGTCAGTACGCGGGGCACCTGGCATACTCGTGGTCGAAGAACGCGCTGACCGTCGCGGTGCGGCAGCGGGTTTCGCAGTGGGGCGCGGCGGGTGTCCGGCTGAACACGGTGGCGCCCGGCGCGGTCGACACCCCGCTGCTGCAGGCGGGCCTGGGCTCCCGGTTCGGCGATGCGATCCGCAACTACCGGGCGCCGATCTCACGGCACGGCCGACCGGACGAGATCGCCTCGCTGATCCGCTACCTGCTCGGCCCGGACGCGGGCTACATCCACGGCGCGCAGTTCCTGATCGACGGTGGTTCTGACGCGTTGCTGCGGCCCACCGAGTTCTGA
- a CDS encoding Abi-alpha family protein encodes MWLTSENLPDSPDGGDENLLRRAGRLAGWAARTGFTIGRRLPLPGIELAGEGLRQVERQVLTGLRRRLDEVDDPYVVALSAAGAEHTPNGDGGLVPAREPLRAAMKELLDRSVGFGRDQAREYLYATVLRQLTPDEARIVAILATGTAYPVIDVMERAFRGSRTVLRNASTVGKAAGVTLADEVPGYLTRLAGLGLVELDGETPELESQYEILATEDLVSTAVKSARRARLVRRTVRLSRFGVRFWAACDPGEWTRIL; translated from the coding sequence ATGTGGTTGACCAGCGAGAACCTGCCGGATTCGCCGGACGGCGGCGACGAGAACCTGCTGCGCCGCGCCGGGCGGCTCGCCGGGTGGGCGGCGCGCACCGGCTTCACGATCGGGCGCAGGCTCCCGCTGCCCGGCATCGAACTGGCTGGTGAGGGCCTCCGGCAGGTCGAACGGCAGGTTCTGACCGGGCTGCGCCGGCGCCTCGACGAGGTCGACGACCCCTACGTCGTCGCGCTCAGCGCCGCGGGCGCCGAGCACACCCCCAACGGTGACGGTGGGCTGGTCCCGGCGCGTGAGCCGTTGCGCGCGGCGATGAAGGAACTGCTCGACCGGTCCGTCGGGTTCGGCCGCGACCAGGCCCGCGAGTACCTCTACGCGACCGTGCTGCGGCAGCTCACCCCGGACGAGGCCCGCATCGTGGCCATCCTCGCCACCGGCACCGCCTATCCTGTGATCGACGTCATGGAGCGGGCTTTCCGGGGTAGCCGGACCGTCCTGCGTAATGCGTCGACGGTCGGCAAGGCGGCCGGCGTGACCCTGGCCGACGAGGTGCCCGGCTACCTGACCCGCCTGGCCGGGTTGGGGCTGGTCGAGCTGGACGGGGAGACCCCCGAGCTGGAATCGCAGTACGAGATCCTGGCGACCGAGGACCTGGTCTCCACGGCCGTGAAATCGGCTCGCCGCGCACGGCTGGTCCGGCGGACGGTCCGGCTGTCGCGATTCGGCGTGCGCTTCTGGGCCGCTTGCGATCCCGGCGAGTGGACTCGCATCCTGTGA
- a CDS encoding amidohydrolase family protein, with translation MIDGYPVVDAHVHAPRLPTLKPAWLEWAERFSGPHDWRSAYDTEGTVVPSRLDALLESEGVDRALLFCEYSPRATGIQPIEDNLPLVAGNPERFRLVANVNPCLHHPVAAEVERQLDLGAVALKIHPVHGAFSPADKELYTAYQVCAERGVPVIIHSGTSSFPGARASFGNPELMSDVVEDFPSVQFVFAHGGRGWWYDVAAFLALARDNVWLDLSGLPPKKLPEYYARFDFVRLASRFIFGTDWPGVPGAGRNVRALIDLQLPDEVLRDVLSGNAAKVYPGLNI, from the coding sequence GTGATCGACGGGTACCCGGTGGTCGATGCCCATGTCCACGCTCCTCGGTTGCCGACGCTGAAACCGGCGTGGCTGGAGTGGGCCGAACGCTTCTCGGGCCCGCACGACTGGCGTTCGGCCTATGACACGGAGGGGACTGTCGTACCCTCGCGACTGGACGCTCTGTTGGAGTCCGAGGGCGTCGACCGGGCCCTGTTGTTCTGCGAGTACAGCCCCCGTGCGACCGGCATCCAGCCGATCGAGGACAACCTGCCCCTGGTGGCGGGAAACCCGGAACGCTTCCGACTGGTGGCGAACGTCAATCCTTGTCTGCACCACCCGGTGGCGGCCGAGGTCGAACGTCAGCTTGACCTGGGCGCGGTCGCCCTGAAGATCCACCCCGTGCACGGTGCGTTCTCCCCGGCGGACAAGGAGCTGTACACGGCGTACCAGGTCTGCGCCGAACGCGGGGTCCCGGTGATCATCCACTCGGGCACGAGCAGCTTCCCCGGCGCCCGTGCGAGCTTCGGCAACCCGGAACTGATGTCCGACGTCGTCGAGGACTTCCCGAGCGTGCAGTTCGTGTTCGCCCACGGCGGCCGCGGCTGGTGGTACGACGTGGCAGCATTCCTGGCTCTGGCACGCGACAACGTGTGGCTCGACCTGTCCGGACTGCCACCGAAGAAGCTGCCGGAGTACTACGCCCGGTTCGACTTCGTACGCCTGGCGTCCCGCTTCATCTTCGGCACGGACTGGCCCGGTGTCCCCGGCGCAGGCCGGAATGTTCGCGCGCTGATCGACCTGCAGCTACCGGACGAAGTGCTGCGAGACGTGCTGTCGGGCAACGCCGCGAAGGTCTATCCAGGGCTGAACATCTGA
- the ectA gene encoding diaminobutyrate acetyltransferase: protein MSGKHLIENPTKADGASLWRIARDSQKLDLNSPYAYLLWCRDFADTSVVARVDGNAVGFVIAYRRPSAPDTALVWQVAVDASQRGQGLAGALLDNLFTRLVAGGVRHLETTITPDNKASIRLFTSFAERWRAQLESTELFGSADFPDDGTQHEREDLYRIGPLHPR from the coding sequence ATGTCCGGAAAGCACTTGATCGAAAATCCGACCAAGGCCGACGGGGCGTCGCTTTGGCGAATCGCTCGCGATTCGCAGAAGCTCGATCTCAACTCGCCTTATGCCTATCTGTTGTGGTGCCGCGATTTCGCCGACACCTCGGTGGTGGCGCGGGTGGACGGCAATGCGGTCGGTTTCGTGATCGCCTACCGCCGTCCGTCGGCGCCGGACACCGCGCTCGTCTGGCAGGTCGCCGTCGACGCGTCGCAACGAGGGCAAGGGCTGGCCGGTGCCCTGCTCGACAACCTGTTCACGCGGCTGGTGGCCGGTGGCGTGCGCCACCTGGAGACCACCATCACGCCCGACAACAAAGCGTCGATCCGCCTGTTCACCTCCTTTGCGGAGCGGTGGCGGGCACAGCTGGAGAGCACCGAGCTGTTCGGCTCCGCGGACTTCCCGGACGACGGCACGCAGCACGAGCGGGAAGATCTTTACCGAATCGGCCCGCTGCATCCGAGATAA
- a CDS encoding LapA family protein: MTHAQGDEPVTGTPPQQPVTEPTAPTRPVKINRTRVSGTWIAVIVALIVLIFLLIFILQNLESTTIHFLGMEGSMPLAVTMLFSAIGGALLVALVGGARIVQLRKATRKANKALR, from the coding sequence ATGACTCACGCGCAGGGGGACGAGCCGGTCACCGGCACCCCACCCCAGCAGCCCGTGACCGAGCCGACCGCCCCGACCCGGCCGGTCAAGATCAACCGCACCCGGGTCAGTGGCACCTGGATCGCGGTCATCGTCGCGCTGATCGTCCTGATCTTCCTGCTCATCTTCATCCTGCAGAACCTGGAGTCGACGACGATCCACTTCCTCGGGATGGAAGGCAGCATGCCGCTCGCCGTGACCATGCTGTTCTCCGCCATCGGCGGCGCGCTCCTGGTGGCGCTGGTCGGCGGCGCGCGCATCGTCCAGCTGCGCAAGGCGACCCGGAAGGCGAACAAGGCGTTGCGCTGA
- a CDS encoding class I SAM-dependent methyltransferase — protein sequence MADALSRWAGQLAAWAIPDHILEAAPESPWVLPQRVFTRRVDRQLTAPATPTHESVLSGLPGSVLDVGAGAGAASLPCAQVISRVTAVDTSTGLLDEFSRRARSLGLPHRVVEGRWPDVDVEPADVVVCAHVLYNAPDLERFVTALTAHARRRVVVEVAEAHPLTTLNPLWRHFHGIERPTGPTADDAAAALRELGLDPEVVRWRKEAKPEYAHFDELVDVTRRRLCLPPERADDVADALRGLGVDEGTPPDLGSSGREVVTLSWSVSRSE from the coding sequence ATGGCAGACGCGTTGAGCCGGTGGGCCGGGCAGCTGGCGGCCTGGGCGATCCCGGACCACATCCTCGAAGCCGCTCCCGAATCGCCCTGGGTGCTCCCGCAGCGCGTGTTCACCCGCCGTGTCGACCGGCAGCTCACCGCACCCGCGACACCGACGCACGAGTCCGTGCTGAGCGGGTTGCCGGGCTCGGTGCTGGACGTCGGCGCGGGCGCCGGCGCCGCGAGCCTGCCGTGTGCGCAGGTGATCAGCCGGGTGACGGCGGTCGACACGAGCACCGGGCTGCTGGATGAGTTCTCCCGGCGTGCCCGGTCGCTGGGCCTGCCACACCGCGTCGTCGAGGGCCGATGGCCGGACGTCGACGTCGAACCGGCCGACGTTGTGGTCTGCGCCCACGTCCTCTACAACGCTCCCGATCTGGAGCGGTTCGTGACCGCGCTGACCGCGCACGCCCGGCGGCGGGTCGTCGTCGAGGTCGCCGAGGCGCACCCGCTGACCACGCTCAACCCGTTGTGGCGCCACTTCCACGGCATCGAGCGCCCGACCGGGCCGACGGCCGACGACGCCGCCGCCGCGTTGCGTGAGCTGGGCCTCGACCCCGAGGTGGTGCGCTGGCGCAAGGAAGCGAAGCCCGAGTACGCGCATTTCGACGAGCTGGTCGATGTCACCCGGCGCAGGCTGTGCCTTCCTCCGGAACGGGCCGACGACGTCGCCGACGCGCTCCGCGGACTGGGCGTGGACGAGGGGACACCACCCGATCTGGGGTCATCGGGTCGCGAAGTGGTCACGCTGAGCTGGAGCGTTAGCCGAAGCGAGTGA
- a CDS encoding NADH:flavin oxidoreductase: protein MTDVFAPARLGPVQLRNRIIKAATFEGATPHALVTDRLIEFHRRPARGGVGMTTVAYCAVSPEGRTDRHQIWMRDEAVPGLRRLTDAVHAEGAAVSAQIGHAGPVANAASNRMPALAPGRFPNPLGMRMTRAATVDDLDRLVRAHATAARLAIESGFDAVEIHFGHNYLVSSFLSPKLNRRKDSYGGSLENRARLALDIARAVRDAVGDRIAVTAKLNMDDGVPGGFWLDESVQVTRWLEADGTVDALELTAGSSLLNPMYLFTGDAPLREFAAAFPQPVRLGIRAAGAAFLKSYPFQEAYLLDRARQFRAAVDLPLILLGGITRRETMDQAMAEGFAFVAMARALLREPDLPRRLRDGARSLCVHCNKCMPTIYRGTRCVLT from the coding sequence ATGACCGACGTCTTCGCGCCCGCGCGACTGGGCCCGGTCCAGCTGCGCAACCGGATCATCAAGGCCGCGACGTTCGAGGGCGCCACCCCGCACGCGCTGGTCACCGACCGGCTCATCGAGTTCCACCGGCGGCCCGCCCGTGGTGGCGTGGGGATGACGACGGTGGCGTACTGCGCGGTGTCCCCGGAGGGCCGCACCGACCGGCACCAGATCTGGATGCGGGACGAGGCGGTGCCCGGGCTGCGCCGCCTGACCGACGCCGTGCACGCCGAAGGTGCCGCGGTGAGCGCGCAGATCGGGCACGCGGGGCCGGTCGCGAACGCGGCGTCCAACCGGATGCCCGCGCTGGCGCCGGGACGGTTTCCCAACCCGCTCGGGATGCGGATGACGCGAGCGGCCACTGTGGACGATCTGGACCGCCTCGTGCGGGCACACGCCACGGCCGCGCGACTGGCGATCGAGTCCGGGTTCGACGCAGTGGAGATCCACTTCGGACACAATTACCTGGTCAGTTCGTTCCTGAGCCCGAAGCTGAACCGGCGCAAGGATTCCTACGGCGGGTCGCTGGAGAACCGCGCCCGGCTGGCTCTGGACATCGCGCGGGCGGTCCGGGACGCGGTGGGCGACCGGATCGCCGTGACGGCGAAGCTCAACATGGACGACGGTGTTCCGGGCGGGTTCTGGCTCGACGAAAGCGTGCAGGTCACACGGTGGCTGGAGGCCGACGGGACCGTCGACGCGCTGGAGCTGACCGCCGGGAGTTCATTGTTGAACCCGATGTACCTGTTCACCGGCGACGCGCCGCTGCGGGAGTTCGCCGCCGCGTTCCCGCAGCCGGTGCGCCTCGGGATTCGCGCGGCGGGCGCGGCGTTTCTGAAGAGCTACCCGTTCCAGGAGGCATACCTGCTCGACCGGGCCCGGCAGTTCCGGGCGGCGGTGGACCTGCCGCTGATCCTGCTGGGTGGCATCACGCGGCGGGAGACGATGGATCAGGCGATGGCGGAGGGTTTCGCGTTCGTCGCGATGGCGCGGGCGCTGTTGCGGGAACCCGACCTGCCACGACGGTTGCGCGACGGTGCACGCTCGTTGTGCGTGCACTGCAACAAGTGTATGCCGACGATCTACCGGGGGACGCGATGTGTGCTGACGTGA
- a CDS encoding ectoine synthase yields the protein MIVRTLDEITDTESDIKTPNWRSKRIILAKEGVGFSVHETTLYAGTVNDFWYANHIEAVFVFEGEGEIENKATGEVHQLKPGSLYLLNDHDKHQVRPKTDMRTVCVFNPPVTGREVHDENGVYPLVVEDDAEKTA from the coding sequence TTGATCGTCCGCACCCTCGACGAGATCACCGACACCGAATCCGACATCAAGACGCCGAACTGGCGCTCGAAGCGGATCATCCTGGCCAAGGAAGGTGTCGGGTTCTCGGTCCACGAGACCACGCTGTACGCGGGGACCGTCAACGACTTCTGGTACGCCAACCACATCGAGGCGGTCTTCGTCTTCGAGGGCGAAGGCGAGATCGAGAACAAGGCGACCGGTGAGGTCCACCAGCTCAAGCCCGGTTCGCTGTACCTGCTGAACGACCACGACAAGCACCAGGTCCGCCCGAAGACAGACATGCGGACGGTATGTGTGTTCAACCCGCCCGTCACCGGCCGGGAGGTGCACGACGAAAACGGCGTGTACCCCCTCGTGGTCGAGGACGACGCGGAGAAGACTGCCTGA